A genomic region of Anopheles coustani chromosome 3, idAnoCousDA_361_x.2, whole genome shotgun sequence contains the following coding sequences:
- the LOC131260521 gene encoding tRNA (uracil-5-)-methyltransferase homolog A, translating into MDIENVLVVAEQAKDYDGLDKTEDSEKQLDPVAVKEAEKVPTVAKEAVNEEQQDLTEENSKKNSETDEYAYLEATGFTSELFKIEVRGLPKYYGISELKKLLNVKMKLSTNKIKIMKPGSPFIFICFRCQEDREAAIKALDGFKWKGKTLSAFEAKPAPDPLVRRRKEASAAEGEPLNTKRRSVEACATALAYLSYEEQLLQKQSEMENVLQKFGKELWSSVPSLRSYIEKQREHNNGLPCALEPLRPSPVQNGYRNKCEFSIGKDASGVKRVGFRVGSYSNGFLEVEPIKELKHIPDCMKQTVSLFEEYVQASKLEVYSSETYQGYFRQLTVRMSHATGQVMVVVGVHLQELPLEEQKSLKNSIVKCLTSEVGKNAGICSVYFEVIQKRQQGQFTNPIEHLYGETHIEDTILGLKFRISPQAFFQINTPAAEVLYQCAIDLASPDKNTSILDICCGTGTIGLCFAKHCKQVLGVDIVAQAIEDAKHNAERNEIENCKFFDGNADDLIMSLIRYANIVPAQHESLLAILDPPRAGLHVRSITQLRNARGLNKLVYVSCSPQSAIKNWVDLMRPCSKQLRGEPFIAKRAIAVDLFPHTPHTELVILFEREPENGTVEETIIPTSESTDGI; encoded by the exons ATGGATATTGAAAACGTACTCGTAGTAGCCGAGCAAGCTAAGGATTACGATGGTTTGGATAAGACCGAAGATTCTGAAAAACAATTGGATCCGGTTGCGGTCAAAGAAGCTGAAAAAGTTCCGACTGTTGCGAAGGAAGCTGTAAACGAAGAGCAGCAGGATTTAACGGAGGAAAACAGTAAAAAGAATTCCGAGACCGATGAATATGCGTATCTTGAAGCAACAGGATTTACTTCGGAATTGTTCAAGATCGAAGTTCGTGGCCTGCCTAAATACTATGGCATAAGC GAATTGAAAAAGCTGCTGAACGTGAAGATGAAATTGTCAACaaataagataaaaattatgaaaccaGGCAgcccttttattttcatatgctTCCGTTGCCAAGAAGATCGAGAAGCTGCAATAAAGGCGTTGGATGGTttcaaatggaaaggaaagacGCTATCAGCTTTTGAGGCAAAGCCAGCTCCTGATCCTCTAGTTCGACGGCGCAAAGAAGCGTCTGCAGCTGAGGGAGAACCATTGAATACGAAACGTCGTTCCGTAGAAGCATGTGCTACGGCTCTTGCTTACCTCTCCTACGAAGAGCAACTACTGCAGAAGCAATCGGAAATGGagaatgttttgcaaaaattCGGCAAAGAGCTTTGGTCATCCGTTCCTTCCTTGCGCTCTTATATTGAAAAGCAACGAGAGCATAACAATGGATTGCCGTGTGCTCTGGAACCACTTCGACCATCTCCTGTCCAGAATGGATACCGCAACAAATGTGAATTTTCCATTGGAAAAGATGCAAGTGGTGTAAAACGCGTTGGTTTCCGTGTGGGCAGTTACTCCAACGGATTTTTGGAAGTTGAACCGATAAAGGAGCTGAAGCACATTCCAGACTGTATGAAGCAAACTGTGAGCCTGTTTGAAGAATATGTGCAAGCTTCCAAGCTTGAGGTATATAGTTCCGAGACATATCAAGGCTATTTCAGGCAGCTCACGGTTCGAATGTCGCATGCCACTGGGCAGGTAATGGTGGTTGTAGGTGTCCATTTGCAGGAGCTCCCGTTGGAAGAGCAAAAAAGCCTTAAGAATTCAATAGTCAAATGTCTTACCTCAGAGGTAGGCAAGAATGCTGGCATTTGCTCAGTTTACTTTGAAGTTATTCAAAAACGCCAACAAGGCCAATTCACGAATCCGATCGAGCATCTGTACGGAGAGACGCATATCGAGGATACAATTTTAGGTTTGAAATTCCGCATAAGTCCGCAAGCTTTCTTTCAAATCAATACACCAGCAGCCGAAGTGTTATATCAATGCGCTATTGATCTAGCATCACCAGATAAGAATACAAGTATCTTGGACATATGCTGCGGCACTGGAACTATTGGATTATGTTTTGCCAAACATTGTAAGCAGGTATTAGGAGTTGATATCGTTGCCCAGGCTATCGAAGATGCCAAACACAACGCAGAacggaatgaaattgaaaattgtaaatttttcgATGGAAATGCGGATGATTTGATAATGTCTCTAATTCGGTATGCAAATATTGTACCAGCTCAACATGAATCGTTACTAGCGATTCTTGATCCTCCAAGGGCAGGACTTC aTGTACGATCGATAACCCAGCTTCGAAATGCCCGTGGATTGAACAAGTTAGTGTATGTATCGTGCTCTCCGCAAAGCGCTATTAAAAACTGGGTTGATTTGATGCGTCCCTGCTCAAAGCAGTTGCGTGGGGAACCATTTATCGCCAAACGTGCGATCGCGGTCGATCTGTTCccacacacaccacacacgGAATTGGTTATTTTGTTCGAACGTGAGCCGGAAAACGGAACTGTAGAAGAAACGATTATCCCAACTTCCGAATCTACCGATGGGATATGA
- the LOC131260523 gene encoding beta-1,3-glucan-binding protein 2-like has protein sequence MGIPANLRCPFRVLENDPRRTGHYQPPKPQFEVFHPNGLIVWINADPGISSFTFHGKLNQQFSQFYDVGRWAQTITKVRNGRYLFIDREAKVVPGDIIYYRTVIVRNGQTYRTNAGSFTVRELRPASTTPLPGSSIVVRAGTSETFPYVLKTNERRTKDVRSTATQTDDIHLTDNKGCIKAASIVQGRKICSGELLFEENFNGPTLDLRKWRIENRFASDPDNEFVVYADFNENVQIKNGQLVIRPTLFEEKFGPGSTNKQFRFAEECTGDRSSRDCIRDSQIDFDMIPPVLTAQITTINSFRFAFGKVVIRAKLPQGNWIFPQLYLIPATDYYGRDGYASGLMRVAFVPGGPRFKNQLSGGLILSESEPIRCSKMCTLQRNLQWNNDFHEYGLKWTPEGIWMEVDGEVYCTIEPGDGLYQSIQASKFQLSNLWRLSGNPMAPFDKDFYLGLGVAVGGHYDFQQFDAKPWKDLGVKAMYTFWNARNNWYSTWNGNSTLLVDYVRVFAV, from the exons ATGGGAATTCCAGCTAATTTGCGCTGTCCGTTCAGAGTCTTAGAAAA TGATCCTCGTCGAACTGGTCACTATCAACCGCCTAAGCCACAATTTGAAGTGTTCCACCCAAACGGCTTAATTGTGTGGATAAACGCTGATCCAGGAATAAGCTCGTTTACTTTCCATGGGAAACTTAATCAACAATTTTCACAGTTCTACGATGTAGGTCGCTGGGCACAGACAATTACTAAGGTCAGGAACGGCCGCTACTTGTTTATCGATCGCGAAGCAAAAGTCGTTCCTGGGGATATAATATATTATCGCACAGTGATTGTTCGGAATGGTCAAACATATCGAACAAATGCGGGATCTTTTACAGTGCGAGAACTCCGCCCGGCATCCACCACACCGTTACCGGGTTCCAGCATTGTGGTACGAGCTGGTACATCTGAGACGTTTccatatgttttaaaaaccaatGAACGGCGAACTAAGGATGTGAGATCAACAGCAACACAAACAGATGACATACATTTAACCGATAATAAAGGTTGCATCAAAGCAGCGTCGATCGTtcaaggaagaaaaatttgCTCGGGCGAGTTATTGTTTGAGGAAAACTTCAACGGACCTACATTAGACCTACGAAAGTGGCGAATTGAAAATCGCTTTGCATCAGATCCCGATAATGAGTTTGTAGTTTACGCTGATTTCAACGAAAACGTGCAAATCAAAAATGGCCAACTAGTCATTCGTCCAACATTGTTTGAGGAGAAATTCGGTCCTGGATCAACGAACAAGCAATTTAGATTTGCAGAAGAATGTACTGGTGATCGCAGCTCACGTGACTGTATTCGCGATTCCCAAATTGATTTCGATATGATTCCTCCAGTTTTGACGGCGCAAATTACAACCATCAATAGTTTCCGTTTTGCATTTGGAAAAGTTGTGATAAGAGCCAAACTTCCACAAGGCAATTGGATTTTTCCAC AACTGTATTTGATTCCTGCAACTGACTACTATGGACGGGATGGATACGCTTCGGGGTTGATGCGTGTGGCCTTCGTACCCGGCGGCCCCAGGTTTAAGAACCAACTATCTGGTGGATTGATTTTAAGTGAAAGTGAACCGATACGGTGTTCTAAAATGTGCACACTTCAGAGAAATTTACAGTGGAACAACGATTTTCACGAGTATGGACTCAAATGGACACCCGAAGGAATATGGATGGAAGTAGATGGAGAGGTATACTGTACTATCGAACCTGGGGATGGGTTGTACCAGAGCATACAGGCATCAAAATTTCAACTCTCTAATTTGTGGCGATTGAGTGGTAACCCGATGGCTCCATTCGATAAAGATTTCTATTTAGGCCTGGGAGTAGCAGTAGGGGGTCATTATGATTTCCAGCAGTTTGATGCAAAGCCGTGGAAGGATCTGGGTGTAAAGGCGATGTACACGTTTTGGAATGCGAGGAATAACTGGTACTCCACGTGGAACGGAAACAGTACTTTATTGGTAGATTACGTTCGAGTTTTTGCCGTTTAA